A genomic window from Macaca mulatta isolate MMU2019108-1 chromosome 19, T2T-MMU8v2.0, whole genome shotgun sequence includes:
- the TPM4 gene encoding tropomyosin alpha-4 chain isoform X15 has translation MKVIENRAMKDEEKMEIQEMQLKEAKHIAEEADRKYEEVARKLVILEGELERAEERAEVSELKCGDLEEELKNVTNNLKSLEAASEKYSEKEDKYEEEIKLLSDKLKEAETRAEFAERTVAKLEKTIDDLEEKLAQAKEENVGLHQTLDQTLNELNCI, from the exons ATGAAGGTGATAGAAAACCGGGCCATGAAGGATGAGGAGAAGATGGAAATTCAGGAGATGCAGCTCAAAGAGGCCAAGCACATTGCAGAAGAGGCTGACCGCAAATACGAGGAG GTAGCTCGTAAGCTGGTCATCCTGGAGGGTGAGCTGGAGAGGGCAGAGGAGCGTGCGGAGGTGTCTGAACT AAAATGTGGTGACCTGGAAGAAGAACTCAAGAATGTTACTAACAACCTGAAATCTCTGGAGGCTGCGTCTGAAAAG TATTCGGAAAAGGAGGACAaatatgaagaagaaattaaacttCTGTCTGACAAACTGAAAGAG GCTGAGACCCGTGCTGAATTTGCAGAGAGAACGGTTGCAAAACTGGAAAAGACAATTGATGACCTGGAAG AGAAACTTGCCCAGGCCAAAGAAGAGAACGTGGGCTTACATCAGACACTGGATCAGACACTAAACGAACTTAACTGTATATAA